The following are encoded in a window of bacterium SCSIO 12643 genomic DNA:
- a CDS encoding flippase-like domain-containing protein: MAKVKKTKQSSPIRQLLSPQKMAIPIVIGVAIAGFLLFRDLDLKALGAIEFNSRVVLMLIVALCAAAFRDIGYMFRLRILSEKQISWRNVFDDIMLWEFSSAITPSVVGGSGVAIFILSKEGIKVGRSTAIVMITAFLDELFYVVMVPLLFVFAGSAFLFPDTVPEMNVLGMELGIKQVFWVGYGFIIFLISIIFYGIFLSPQGFKRLLLLVFRLPFLKKWRRSAKETGDEVITTSTELKGKSFMFWLKTFGATALSWTSRFLVANFLLMAFTELSFLDNLVVLARQLIMWVIMLISPTPGSAGVAELAFGSFLSDFTPIGLSIVLAVLWRLFTYYPYLFIGAIILPQWIQRVYLKRKLIQFKK, from the coding sequence ATGGCAAAGGTAAAGAAGACCAAACAATCTAGTCCCATAAGACAATTATTGAGTCCACAAAAAATGGCCATTCCAATCGTAATTGGTGTGGCCATTGCTGGTTTTCTACTTTTTAGAGATTTGGACTTAAAAGCTTTGGGTGCAATTGAGTTTAACTCACGAGTAGTTTTGATGCTAATCGTAGCATTATGCGCTGCGGCATTTCGGGATATTGGATATATGTTCCGATTGCGAATTCTGAGTGAAAAACAAATTTCCTGGCGGAATGTATTTGACGATATTATGTTGTGGGAATTTTCTTCTGCTATAACTCCATCCGTGGTAGGAGGGTCTGGTGTTGCCATTTTTATTTTAAGTAAGGAGGGAATCAAAGTAGGGAGGAGTACAGCTATTGTGATGATTACAGCCTTTTTGGATGAATTGTTTTATGTGGTGATGGTGCCTCTATTATTTGTGTTTGCAGGAAGTGCGTTTTTGTTCCCGGATACCGTGCCGGAAATGAATGTGTTAGGTATGGAGCTTGGAATTAAGCAAGTATTTTGGGTGGGATACGGATTCATCATCTTTTTAATTTCGATTATTTTTTATGGTATTTTCTTGAGTCCACAAGGATTTAAGCGATTGTTATTGCTGGTCTTCAGATTGCCTTTTCTTAAAAAATGGAGACGATCTGCAAAAGAGACCGGAGATGAGGTGATCACGACTAGTACTGAATTGAAGGGGAAGTCATTTATGTTCTGGTTAAAGACGTTTGGTGCGACTGCATTGTCCTGGACATCCAGATTTCTAGTAGCGAATTTTCTCTTAATGGCTTTTACCGAGTTGTCTTTTTTAGATAATCTGGTGGTTTTAGCCCGACAATTAATTATGTGGGTGATCATGCTCATTAGTCCAACTCCTGGAAGTGCGGGAGTGGCGGAATTGGCATTTGGAAGTTTTCTAAGTGATTTTACGCCAATAGGATTGTCCATCGTTTTGGCTGTACTATGGAGACTATTTACGTATTATCCGTATTTGTTTATCGGTGCCATTATTTTACCGCAATGGATTCAACGTGTGTATTTAAAGCGAAAATTAATCCAGTTTAAAAAATAA
- the recA gene encoding recombinase RecA, producing the protein MAKEAASEKLKALKLTMDKLEKNYGKGAIMKLGDAAIEKVDVIPTGSIMLDMALGVQGLPKGRIIEIFGPESSGKTTLAIHAMAEAQKQGGIAAIIDAEHAFDRFYAENLGVDIENLLIAQPDNGEQALEIADNLIRSGAVDIVVVDSVAALTPKAEIEGEMGDSKMGLHARLMSQALRKLTGTISKTNCTVIFINQLREKIGVMFGNPETTTGGNALKFYASVRMDIRRVGQIKNGDTVVGNHTRVKVVKNKVAPPFTKAEFDIMYGKGISRSGELLDLGVEMGVVKKSGSWFSYGDTKLGQGRDAVKQLIEDNPELAEEIEGKVRAAKEEN; encoded by the coding sequence ATGGCAAAAGAAGCAGCATCAGAAAAATTGAAAGCGTTAAAGCTGACAATGGATAAATTGGAAAAGAATTACGGAAAGGGAGCAATCATGAAATTAGGTGATGCTGCTATTGAAAAAGTAGATGTAATTCCAACAGGTTCGATCATGTTAGATATGGCCTTGGGAGTACAGGGATTGCCAAAAGGAAGAATCATTGAGATTTTCGGTCCTGAATCTTCTGGTAAAACAACTCTGGCAATTCATGCGATGGCTGAAGCACAGAAGCAAGGAGGAATTGCTGCGATTATTGATGCAGAGCATGCTTTTGACCGTTTTTATGCTGAGAACCTTGGCGTAGATATCGAAAACTTATTAATTGCTCAGCCGGATAATGGAGAGCAAGCTCTAGAAATTGCAGATAATTTGATCCGTTCGGGTGCGGTGGATATCGTTGTAGTGGATTCTGTTGCAGCTTTAACTCCTAAAGCAGAGATTGAGGGCGAAATGGGAGATAGTAAAATGGGACTCCATGCACGTTTAATGTCTCAGGCATTACGTAAGTTGACCGGAACAATTAGCAAAACAAACTGTACGGTGATTTTCATTAACCAATTACGTGAAAAGATTGGAGTTATGTTTGGAAATCCGGAAACAACTACTGGTGGTAATGCATTGAAATTCTACGCTTCTGTGAGAATGGATATCCGTAGAGTAGGACAGATCAAAAATGGAGATACTGTAGTTGGAAACCATACACGTGTAAAAGTGGTGAAGAACAAAGTTGCGCCTCCGTTTACAAAAGCTGAATTTGATATTATGTATGGTAAAGGAATTTCAAGATCTGGAGAGTTATTGGATCTGGGTGTTGAAATGGGTGTAGTGAAGAAGAGCGGTTCCTGGTTTAGCTACGGAGATACTAAATTAGGACAAGGTAGAGATGCCGTAAAACAATTGATTGAAGATAATCCTGAATTGGCTGAGGAAATCGAAGGAAAAGTTCGCGCAGCTAAGGAAGAAAATTAA
- a CDS encoding VWA domain-containing protein, with protein sequence MDLQEYLFGAVANYLKNRKLNRKDILEKSAYLEDLRPKLTVISRAITGRPIELFPSEREGGYKNDNFFIPQQMALFPSQQQNQDFLLYRILFLSIQKNLDLNFTEGDQTVEVEAARQYAENSAPQVLEVLKSEFSWANEKHDEFLEFLKSNESEETDVSWLYGKWMFNNPQEQEDPLKNVSDKVKRARIEKVETTLKANPVEEMENLTVDKKQQEDHVVSNYFEQVESAEEFGGGTWRDFDGEDELEDHENALDELQMKYTVRVDDEVHSVYQADFVENTNISESLELDEKGHHLKYDEWDYSKSAYKTNYCKVYPQIQVKQSAKYYKQTIAENASTLMGLRKMLTSVNNKYQTQRRQNQGEEFDLEALTERFVDVHSGYTPSENIYLSKRKKEKDLSILFLLDSSLSSDSYAAGNRVIDVEKQVSILFGEILEEFNVDFSINCFHSKTRNYTTYLTLKDFDEKWTTGRNKIGMADPAGYTRIGPALRHSGALLDQRESKNKWIILISDGKPNDFDKYEGRYGIYDVKQALRELNQRNINTYALAIESEAKYYLPQMFGANHYDIMTTPVELLQSLARIYDKIKYQS encoded by the coding sequence ATGGATTTGCAAGAATATCTATTTGGAGCGGTTGCAAACTATTTGAAAAACCGAAAATTAAATCGAAAAGATATTCTCGAGAAATCTGCCTATTTAGAAGATTTACGCCCGAAATTAACCGTGATTTCACGTGCAATTACCGGTAGGCCAATTGAATTGTTTCCTTCAGAACGAGAAGGTGGATATAAGAATGACAATTTCTTTATTCCACAACAAATGGCATTGTTTCCTTCACAACAACAAAACCAGGACTTTCTTCTGTATCGGATCTTGTTTCTGTCTATTCAGAAAAATCTGGATTTAAATTTTACAGAAGGAGATCAGACGGTAGAAGTTGAAGCAGCACGACAATATGCTGAGAATAGCGCGCCTCAAGTTTTAGAAGTATTAAAAAGTGAATTCAGTTGGGCTAATGAAAAACATGATGAGTTTTTAGAATTTCTGAAATCCAACGAATCAGAAGAAACCGATGTTTCCTGGTTGTATGGGAAATGGATGTTTAATAACCCACAGGAGCAAGAAGACCCGCTGAAGAATGTAAGTGATAAAGTAAAACGTGCACGTATTGAAAAAGTAGAAACTACTTTAAAGGCTAATCCGGTTGAGGAAATGGAAAATCTCACAGTGGATAAAAAGCAACAGGAAGACCATGTGGTGAGTAACTACTTTGAACAAGTAGAAAGTGCAGAGGAATTCGGAGGCGGGACCTGGCGAGATTTTGATGGGGAAGATGAATTGGAAGACCATGAAAATGCACTGGATGAATTACAAATGAAATATACAGTGCGTGTGGATGACGAGGTGCATTCAGTGTATCAAGCCGATTTTGTGGAGAACACCAATATTTCAGAAAGTTTAGAGCTAGATGAAAAAGGACATCATTTAAAATATGATGAATGGGATTATTCGAAATCTGCCTATAAGACCAATTATTGTAAAGTATATCCGCAAATACAAGTGAAACAGAGTGCTAAATATTATAAGCAAACTATTGCAGAGAATGCTTCAACACTTATGGGGTTGAGAAAAATGTTAACCTCGGTAAATAACAAGTATCAAACGCAAAGAAGACAAAATCAGGGAGAAGAATTTGATTTGGAAGCCTTAACAGAACGTTTTGTAGATGTACATTCCGGATATACGCCATCAGAGAATATCTACTTATCCAAGCGTAAAAAAGAAAAAGATTTGTCCATTTTGTTTTTACTCGATTCGAGTCTATCCAGCGATTCATATGCAGCAGGTAATCGCGTGATTGATGTAGAAAAACAAGTTTCGATTTTATTTGGGGAAATTCTGGAGGAGTTCAATGTAGATTTTTCTATCAATTGTTTCCATTCAAAAACAAGAAATTACACGACCTACTTAACACTAAAAGATTTTGATGAGAAATGGACTACAGGTCGAAATAAAATTGGAATGGCCGATCCTGCCGGGTATACCCGAATTGGTCCGGCTTTAAGACATTCAGGAGCATTATTAGATCAGAGAGAAAGCAAAAACAAATGGATCATTTTGATTTCGGATGGAAAACCAAATGATTTTGATAAATATGAAGGTCGTTATGGTATCTATGATGTAAAACAAGCCTTACGTGAACTGAATCAGAGAAACATCAACACTTATGCGCTGGCTATAGAATCTGAAGCCAAGTATTACCTGCCTCAAATGTTCGGAGCGAATCACTATGATATTATGACCACTCCGGTAGAGTTATTACAGTCATTGGCGAGAATATATGACAAGATTAAATATCAGTCGTAA
- a CDS encoding cytochrome c — MLSKKQARAFFLGGTAVTFLIFIGLTIFSLSSAQDQANHDLMTEEVVRGKEIWEKNNCMGCHTLMGEGAYYGPELTKVYDRRGEGMIKAILMSPVPWEPNGRKMVAYGFSEQEANDVIAFFKWVGEIDLNGFDRVVSPLAKENKNN, encoded by the coding sequence ATGCTATCAAAAAAACAAGCACGGGCATTTTTTTTAGGGGGGACTGCAGTCACGTTTTTAATTTTTATCGGGCTGACCATATTCTCTCTTTCTAGTGCTCAGGATCAGGCCAATCATGACCTTATGACCGAAGAAGTGGTTAGGGGAAAAGAGATTTGGGAAAAAAACAATTGCATGGGCTGTCATACACTTATGGGAGAAGGAGCGTATTACGGTCCTGAACTTACAAAGGTATATGACAGAAGAGGAGAAGGGATGATTAAAGCAATATTAATGTCTCCGGTTCCATGGGAACCTAATGGAAGAAAGATGGTCGCTTATGGGTTTTCTGAGCAGGAAGCTAATGATGTGATTGCATTTTTTAAATGGGTAGGTGAGATTGATTTAAATGGATTTGACCGTGTGGTTTCTCCATTAGCGAAAGAGAATAAAAACAATTAA
- a CDS encoding CbbQ/NirQ/NorQ/GpvN family protein produces the protein MSDSPYYEKVGKEVEVFEHAYKSKLPLLLKGPTGTGKTRFVEYMAHQYQQKVITVSCHEETSATDLIGRYIIKGAETIWMDGPLTKAVKEGAIIYLDEIAEARPDVIVAIHSLTDHRRELYVDKLGETYKAHEDFMMVVSFNPGYQKGFKEIKPSTKQRFVAIAFDYPNEKVEADILINETEIDKDTAVKLVKIANKIRNLTELGLTETVSTRLLIDAAKLISTGLPKRLSVHVAIVEPLSDDVEITSAIKDLSDLMI, from the coding sequence ATGAGTGATTCACCATATTATGAAAAAGTAGGAAAGGAAGTAGAGGTATTTGAACATGCCTATAAAAGCAAGTTGCCGTTACTTTTGAAAGGACCTACCGGAACAGGAAAGACAAGATTTGTAGAGTATATGGCCCATCAGTATCAGCAAAAAGTGATCACTGTAAGTTGTCATGAAGAAACATCTGCAACGGATTTAATTGGTAGATATATCATTAAAGGAGCGGAAACGATTTGGATGGATGGCCCATTGACCAAAGCTGTGAAAGAAGGAGCTATTATTTATTTAGATGAAATTGCAGAGGCACGTCCGGATGTGATTGTGGCTATTCACTCGTTAACAGATCATCGTAGAGAATTATATGTGGATAAACTAGGTGAAACCTATAAGGCTCATGAGGATTTTATGATGGTAGTTTCATTTAATCCAGGATACCAGAAAGGATTCAAAGAAATTAAACCTTCTACCAAACAAAGATTCGTTGCGATTGCTTTTGATTATCCGAACGAAAAAGTAGAGGCTGACATCCTGATTAATGAGACGGAGATAGACAAAGATACCGCAGTGAAACTGGTGAAGATTGCAAATAAGATTCGAAATCTAACTGAATTGGGACTTACCGAAACCGTATCTACCAGATTATTGATTGATGCGGCCAAATTGATTTCTACCGGCTTACCTAAAAGGTTATCGGTTCATGTAGCCATAGTGGAGCCTTTAAGTGATGATGTGGAAATAACATCTGCAATAAAAGATTTAAGTGACTTAATGATTTAG
- the ric gene encoding iron-sulfur cluster repair di-iron protein: MQNLADKTVAEIVTENIKTADVFKKNGIDFCCGGNVNVAKACERKGLDVDQIVSELNDSLAEKGAVHDYNSWELDFLIDYIMNTHHAYVRGNAELMLQYTQRVATVHGVNHPEVVRINQLAYALVEELGPHLLKEENILFPYVKQLLNAKRNNTPVPPPGFGTVQNPIHVMHNEHDGAGDIIKEIAELSNNFTPPADACNTYKAMYAKLEEFQNDLFQHIHLENNVLFPKAIELENSLL; this comes from the coding sequence ATGCAAAATTTAGCAGATAAAACAGTAGCAGAAATTGTTACAGAGAACATCAAAACCGCAGACGTATTTAAAAAAAACGGAATTGACTTTTGCTGTGGAGGTAACGTTAACGTGGCCAAAGCGTGCGAAAGAAAGGGTCTGGATGTAGATCAAATTGTGAGTGAGTTGAATGATTCGCTGGCTGAAAAAGGTGCTGTACATGATTACAATTCCTGGGAATTGGACTTTTTGATTGATTACATCATGAATACGCATCACGCTTACGTAAGAGGTAACGCAGAACTCATGTTACAATATACACAGCGTGTCGCAACGGTTCATGGAGTCAATCATCCGGAGGTGGTAAGAATTAATCAATTGGCTTATGCGTTGGTTGAAGAATTGGGTCCGCATTTGTTGAAAGAGGAGAACATATTATTTCCTTATGTGAAGCAGTTGTTGAATGCCAAGAGAAATAATACACCTGTTCCACCACCTGGGTTTGGAACTGTACAAAATCCAATTCATGTGATGCACAACGAACACGATGGGGCAGGCGATATCATTAAAGAGATTGCGGAATTGAGCAACAACTTTACACCACCGGCAGACGCGTGTAATACATATAAAGCGATGTATGCAAAATTGGAAGAATTCCAAAATGATTTATTCCAACACATTCATTTGGAAAATAATGTTTTGTTTCCAAAGGCAATTGAGCTAGAGAATAGCCTTTTATAG
- a CDS encoding cbb3-type cytochrome c oxidase subunit I, translating to MKFKSQKVAYWFFALSMLLLVLQLTYGFIMGFARMGFDGLHDIIPFNTAHTVHLNLLVVWLLSGFMGAAYFIIPEEAETELWSVKLAYVQLISLAVVGVVAVLGFHFNTWEGRKFLEIPRFLDWPVAVNVVLFLVILLMTLIKGKKKTTTALVLYGGLVAAALLYLPGMITFDSQVLDSFFRWWVVHLWVEGVWELIMGGILAFLLIKLTGVDREVVEKWLYVVIGLTFLSGVLGTGHHYYYIGVNKIWLIVGGIFSALEPLAFLAMAIWAMVMFQKGEKKHPNKLAMFWTVGSAVVSFLGAGVLGLAHTLPQTNLYTHGTLATASHGHLAFWGAYAMIVLALISYAMPNITGRKIYKKPTGQAAFWLSNVGMFSMTGAFAVAGVAQVYLERVYKEEFMQVQNELQVHFFVLVLGATVLTTGLLLFIIDFIKYGLPSDEALEQG from the coding sequence ATGAAATTTAAATCACAAAAAGTAGCATATTGGTTCTTTGCATTGTCCATGCTTTTATTGGTTTTGCAATTGACATATGGTTTTATCATGGGTTTTGCTCGAATGGGTTTTGACGGATTACATGATATTATTCCATTTAACACCGCGCATACGGTGCACTTGAATTTATTGGTTGTTTGGTTGTTGTCAGGATTTATGGGCGCTGCCTATTTTATTATTCCTGAAGAAGCAGAAACTGAGTTATGGTCAGTAAAATTGGCATATGTGCAGTTAATTTCATTAGCTGTGGTTGGTGTTGTAGCAGTTTTAGGTTTTCACTTTAATACCTGGGAAGGTCGTAAGTTTTTGGAAATTCCAAGATTTCTGGATTGGCCCGTAGCCGTTAATGTGGTCTTGTTTTTGGTTATTCTGTTGATGACGCTTATAAAAGGTAAAAAGAAAACGACCACCGCATTAGTGCTGTATGGTGGTTTAGTTGCCGCAGCATTATTATACTTACCTGGAATGATCACATTCGATAGTCAGGTACTGGACTCATTCTTCCGTTGGTGGGTTGTTCACCTTTGGGTAGAAGGCGTTTGGGAATTGATTATGGGAGGTATTCTGGCGTTCTTGCTGATCAAACTTACTGGAGTAGATAGAGAGGTTGTAGAGAAATGGTTATATGTAGTTATTGGTCTAACATTTCTATCAGGAGTACTCGGAACGGGTCACCACTATTATTATATCGGAGTCAATAAAATCTGGTTAATTGTAGGTGGTATTTTCTCAGCACTAGAGCCATTAGCATTCTTAGCTATGGCAATCTGGGCGATGGTAATGTTCCAAAAAGGAGAGAAAAAACATCCAAATAAATTAGCGATGTTCTGGACCGTAGGTTCAGCTGTAGTTTCATTCTTAGGAGCAGGAGTGCTTGGATTGGCACATACATTACCGCAAACAAATCTTTATACACACGGAACATTAGCAACAGCTTCTCATGGTCACCTGGCATTTTGGGGTGCGTATGCAATGATTGTGTTGGCATTAATCTCTTATGCGATGCCAAACATTACCGGTAGAAAAATTTACAAAAAGCCTACAGGTCAGGCTGCCTTTTGGTTGTCTAATGTAGGAATGTTCTCTATGACAGGTGCGTTTGCCGTTGCCGGAGTGGCTCAGGTATATTTGGAAAGAGTATACAAGGAAGAGTTTATGCAGGTTCAAAATGAATTACAAGTGCATTTCTTCGTATTGGTTCTGGGTGCGACAGTATTGACAACAGGTTTATTATTATTCATAATTGATTTTATCAAATATGGACTGCCAAGCGATGAAGCTTTAGAGCAGGGTTGA
- a CDS encoding Rrf2 family transcriptional regulator has translation MLSKSCVYALRSIVFIACRATPDSKLGIKAIAEELDLPTPYLGKILQQLTKHKIIQSVKGPNGGFYLNEENQKVALIKIIEVIDGLSFFTSCGLGLKECSNEHPCPLHDDFKVYRDGLWDLFNSKKISDLVISVQDGESFIKNLPVKEA, from the coding sequence ATGCTTTCTAAATCCTGTGTATACGCACTTAGATCTATTGTTTTTATTGCCTGTCGTGCAACCCCCGATTCCAAATTAGGAATCAAAGCGATTGCCGAGGAGTTAGATCTACCTACACCATATTTAGGAAAGATTTTACAACAGCTTACGAAACATAAAATCATTCAATCTGTAAAAGGACCAAATGGCGGTTTTTATTTGAATGAGGAGAATCAAAAGGTGGCGTTGATTAAAATAATAGAAGTGATTGATGGACTTTCATTCTTTACCAGTTGCGGTTTAGGATTAAAAGAATGTTCCAATGAACATCCTTGTCCTTTGCATGATGACTTTAAAGTATATCGTGATGGACTTTGGGATTTATTCAATTCCAAAAAAATCTCTGATTTAGTGATTTCTGTCCAGGATGGGGAGTCTTTCATTAAAAATTTGCCCGTAAAAGAGGCTTAA
- the lysS gene encoding lysine--tRNA ligase — MSQLSEQEVVRREAMNKLREMGINPYPAEEYVSTHYSEDVKSIFEQTEELKDISLSGRIMAKRVMGKASFAELKDKKGRIQLYFNRDEICPTDDKSMYNVVFKKLMDIGDFIGIKGYAFRTQVGEISIHVTGFTVLSKSLRPLPIVKTDAEGNVHDAFTDPEQRYRQRYVDLIVNEGVKDTFVKRTKIMNAMREFFNSKDYLEVETPILQPIPGGAAARPFETHHNALNIPLYLRIANELYLKRLIVGGFDGVYEFAKDFRNEGMDRTHNPEFTVMEIYVAYKDYHWMMDFTEKMLEHVVKSTNNGGTRVKLGDMDIDFAGPYPRIPILDAIKAHTGYDLNGKTEAEIYDVAKNLGIEVDKTMGKGKLIDEIFGEKCEGNFIQPTFITDYPVEMSPLCKKHRDNPELTERFELMINGKEIANAYSELNDPIDQRERFESQLALSEKGDDEAMFIDHDFLRALEYGMPPTSGMGIGIDRLTMLLTNQTSIQEVLLFPQMKPEKKIVLPTADDFIGIGVSEAWAEHVQSLGFKSIDEFKETKSTQLHQKLNGLRKKNKLDIPALKLEDVEAWM, encoded by the coding sequence ATGTCGCAATTATCAGAACAAGAAGTAGTTCGTAGAGAAGCTATGAACAAACTTCGGGAAATGGGAATCAACCCATATCCAGCGGAGGAATATGTGTCTACACATTATTCAGAAGATGTAAAATCAATTTTTGAACAGACAGAAGAGTTAAAGGATATCTCATTATCTGGTCGTATTATGGCCAAACGGGTAATGGGTAAGGCGTCATTTGCAGAATTAAAGGATAAAAAGGGTCGTATTCAGTTATACTTTAACCGTGATGAAATTTGTCCAACCGATGATAAATCTATGTACAATGTCGTTTTTAAGAAACTAATGGACATAGGTGATTTTATCGGAATCAAAGGTTATGCTTTCCGTACTCAGGTTGGTGAGATTTCTATTCATGTTACCGGGTTTACTGTATTAAGTAAATCACTTAGACCGTTACCTATCGTTAAAACAGATGCTGAGGGTAATGTTCATGATGCATTTACTGATCCGGAACAACGTTATCGTCAACGTTATGTGGATTTGATCGTAAACGAAGGGGTTAAGGATACTTTCGTTAAACGTACGAAGATCATGAACGCCATGCGTGAATTCTTCAATTCTAAAGATTACTTAGAAGTAGAAACACCAATCTTACAGCCGATTCCTGGTGGTGCAGCTGCACGTCCATTCGAAACACATCACAATGCGTTAAATATTCCTCTTTATTTAAGAATTGCAAATGAGCTTTATCTTAAAAGGTTAATCGTTGGTGGTTTTGATGGAGTGTATGAATTTGCCAAAGACTTCCGTAATGAAGGAATGGATAGAACGCATAATCCGGAGTTTACCGTAATGGAAATCTATGTGGCCTACAAAGACTACCATTGGATGATGGATTTCACTGAAAAAATGCTAGAGCATGTCGTAAAGTCAACTAACAATGGTGGCACTCGCGTGAAGCTAGGTGATATGGATATCGACTTTGCCGGTCCTTATCCAAGAATTCCAATCCTGGATGCCATTAAAGCACATACAGGATATGACTTAAACGGAAAGACCGAGGCTGAAATCTATGATGTAGCTAAAAACTTAGGTATTGAGGTTGATAAAACCATGGGTAAAGGAAAACTGATTGATGAAATCTTCGGGGAGAAATGTGAAGGAAACTTCATTCAACCAACATTCATCACAGATTATCCGGTGGAGATGTCTCCATTATGTAAAAAGCATAGAGACAATCCAGAATTGACTGAACGTTTTGAGTTAATGATCAATGGAAAAGAAATTGCAAATGCATATTCTGAGCTAAACGATCCAATTGACCAAAGAGAGCGTTTTGAATCCCAATTGGCGTTAAGTGAAAAAGGTGATGACGAAGCCATGTTCATTGATCATGATTTCTTGCGTGCATTAGAATATGGAATGCCTCCGACTTCAGGGATGGGAATCGGTATTGATCGTTTAACAATGTTGTTAACGAATCAAACTTCTATTCAGGAAGTATTGTTATTCCCTCAAATGAAACCAGAGAAGAAAATTGTTCTTCCTACTGCTGATGATTTTATCGGCATAGGGGTTTCTGAAGCTTGGGCAGAACATGTACAAAGCTTAGGATTCAAATCTATTGATGAATTTAAAGAAACCAAGTCTACGCAACTTCACCAGAAATTGAATGGACTTCGTAAAAAGAATAAATTAGATATTCCGGCATTAAAGCTTGAGGATGTTGAAGCATGGATGTAA
- a CDS encoding tetratricopeptide repeat protein: protein MKNLFLVLFLSVLVWSCDTEPKKTVDQQDQPKENVKEDSLGWINTQILENPNDPGLYIAKARYMLEKGSVENAVIEADKAIGLDSNNIAYYNFKADAYYDAQDMLNAKEVYLKVLEKDEENEHANQKMAWISLIAGQHESCFTYANNVLKQNQYIPEPYYLKGLAYKELGNFKLAVSNFRTATEQDNDYIEAWLQLGYMYDVAEDTLAGAFYENALRIDSNNIDALYAFGMHLQDWGIARDAINQYEHILRVNDGYQDAYYNIGFIYLEMLQENDSAIMYYDKLLALNPYNFKGYYNRGLAFERNEMFPQALSDYDKALELKPDYTPAAKGKSRVIK, encoded by the coding sequence ATGAAAAATCTATTTTTAGTACTATTTCTATCCGTATTGGTTTGGTCTTGTGATACTGAGCCTAAAAAAACTGTTGATCAGCAAGATCAGCCTAAGGAAAATGTAAAAGAAGATTCTTTGGGGTGGATCAACACACAAATACTGGAGAATCCAAATGATCCGGGTTTATATATTGCAAAAGCCAGATATATGCTTGAAAAAGGAAGTGTGGAGAATGCAGTTATTGAAGCGGATAAGGCCATAGGATTGGATTCAAATAATATTGCATATTACAACTTCAAGGCTGATGCATACTATGATGCTCAGGATATGCTCAATGCGAAAGAAGTGTATTTGAAAGTGTTAGAAAAAGACGAAGAAAATGAACATGCCAATCAAAAAATGGCATGGATCAGCTTGATTGCAGGACAACATGAATCGTGCTTTACCTATGCGAATAATGTGTTGAAGCAAAACCAGTATATTCCTGAACCATATTATTTAAAAGGATTGGCATATAAAGAGTTGGGCAACTTTAAATTGGCTGTATCTAATTTTAGAACTGCAACGGAGCAGGATAATGATTATATAGAAGCCTGGTTACAGCTTGGATATATGTATGATGTAGCGGAAGATACTTTAGCGGGTGCATTTTATGAAAATGCATTGCGTATTGATTCAAACAATATTGATGCTTTATATGCATTTGGGATGCACTTACAAGATTGGGGAATTGCCAGAGATGCAATAAACCAATATGAGCATATTCTTAGAGTTAATGACGGATATCAAGACGCATATTATAACATCGGGTTTATCTATTTGGAAATGCTACAGGAAAATGATAGTGCAATCATGTATTACGATAAATTGTTGGCATTAAATCCTTATAATTTTAAGGGATATTATAACCGTGGATTGGCATTTGAAAGAAATGAAATGTTCCCCCAAGCATTAAGTGATTACGATAAGGCACTGGAATTAAAACCGGACTATACACCGGCAGCGAAAGGAAAGAGTCGGGTGATCAAATAA